From the genome of Parasteatoda tepidariorum isolate YZ-2023 chromosome X1, CAS_Ptep_4.0, whole genome shotgun sequence, one region includes:
- the LOC107452112 gene encoding uncharacterized protein isoform X4, with the protein MDSYKSSICWIVVLFIAEVYSTGKSLSSHRTSESNKIPWEILLDPNHRKPILNQTSRRQLPATLPSTNHYKILSQNQKPPTVTNSGFANVATFRPKQKFNQFPNSNFFKQQEKQEKHRRRKPEKRKPVDSGENFFPDYDDFESVNQHHFGYPQHLIPSDSDDYYTKAKDLIKLGSYGKPTYSSSDHNDGYHNDGYHNDGYGSHDNYGTHDGYNNGYGYSEEYHPYKSKSSKYVAFALGLLPLGLLLASLVPTVVTIPVSTAVATGRRRKRSVDKEYEI; encoded by the exons atggattcTTACAAAA GTTCCATTTGTTGGATTGTTGTATTGTTTATTGCTGAAGTCTATTCAACAGGAAAAAGTCTGAGTAGCCACAGAACGAGCGAAAGCAATAAAATTCCATGGGAGATACTTTTGGATCCAAATCATAGAAAGCCTATTTTGAATCAGACATCACGCCGCCAACTTCCAGCTACACTTCCTTCCAcaaatcattacaaaatattatctcAGAATCAAAAGCCTCCAACAGTTACGAATTCTGGTTTCGCAAATGTTGCTACATTTCgtccaaaacaaaaattcaaccAATTCCCAAacagtaacttttttaaacaacaggaaaaacaagaaaagcatAGAAgaagaaaaccggaaaaaag GAAACCAGTTGACAgtggtgaaaatttttttcccgattATGATGATTTTGAATCTGTAAATCAACATCATTTCGGATATCCCCAGCATCTGATTCCTTCCGATTCAGATGATTATTATACTAAAGCTAAGGACCTCATCAAATTGGGAAGTTACGGGAAACCAACTTATTCATCTTCAGATCATAATGATGGCTATCATAATGATGGTTATCATAATGATGGCTATGGCTCTCATGATAATTATGGTACTCATGATGGATATAATAATGGTTATg GTTATTCTGAAGAATATCATCCGTATAAAAGTAAGTCCTCTAAATATGTGGCATTTGCTTTAGGATTACTTCCACTTGGACTGTTGTTAGCTTCTCTTGTACCTACAGTAGTAACAATACCAGTTTCAACAGCAGTTGCTACTGGTAGGAGAAGAAAGAGATCG gttgACAAAGAATATGAAATATAG
- the LOC107452112 gene encoding uncharacterized protein isoform X5: MDSYKSSICWIVVLFIAEVYSTGKSLSSHRTSESNKIPWEILLDPNHRKPILNQTSRRQLPATLPSTNHYKILSQNQKPPTVTNSGFANVATFRPKQKFNQFPNSNFFKQQEKQEKHRRRKPEKRKPVDSGENFFPDYDDFESVNQHHFGYPQHLIPSDSDDYYTKAKDLIKLGSYGKPTYSSSDHNDGYHNDGYHNDGYGSHDNYGTHDGYNNGYGYSEEYHPYKSKSSKYVAFALGLLPLGLLLASLVPTVVTIPVSTAVATGRRRKRSVDKEYEI, from the exons ATGGATTCTTACAAAA GTTCCATTTGTTGGATTGTTGTATTGTTTATTGCTGAAGTCTATTCAACAGGAAAAAGTCTGAGTAGCCACAGAACGAGCGAAAGCAATAAAATTCCATGGGAGATACTTTTGGATCCAAATCATAGAAAGCCTATTTTGAATCAGACATCACGCCGCCAACTTCCAGCTACACTTCCTTCCAcaaatcattacaaaatattatctcAGAATCAAAAGCCTCCAACAGTTACGAATTCTGGTTTCGCAAATGTTGCTACATTTCgtccaaaacaaaaattcaaccAATTCCCAAacagtaacttttttaaacaacaggaaaaacaagaaaagcatAGAAgaagaaaaccggaaaaaag GAAACCAGTTGACAgtggtgaaaatttttttcccgattATGATGATTTTGAATCTGTAAATCAACATCATTTCGGATATCCCCAGCATCTGATTCCTTCCGATTCAGATGATTATTATACTAAAGCTAAGGACCTCATCAAATTGGGAAGTTACGGGAAACCAACTTATTCATCTTCAGATCATAATGATGGCTATCATAATGATGGTTATCATAATGATGGCTATGGCTCTCATGATAATTATGGTACTCATGATGGATATAATAATGGTTATg GTTATTCTGAAGAATATCATCCGTATAAAAGTAAGTCCTCTAAATATGTGGCATTTGCTTTAGGATTACTTCCACTTGGACTGTTGTTAGCTTCTCTTGTACCTACAGTAGTAACAATACCAGTTTCAACAGCAGTTGCTACTGGTAGGAGAAGAAAGAGATCG gttgACAAAGAATATGAAATATAG
- the LOC107452112 gene encoding uncharacterized protein isoform X1: MKKISFLSQTFKRMDSYKSSICWIVVLFIAEVYSTGKSLSSHRTSESNKIPWEILLDPNHRKPILNQTSRRQLPATLPSTNHYKILSQNQKPPTVTNSGFANVATFRPKQKFNQFPNSNFFKQQEKQEKHRRRKPEKRKPVDSGENFFPDYDDFESVNQHHFGYPQHLIPSDSDDYYTKAKDLIKLGSYGKPTYSSSDHNDGYHNDGYHNDGYGSHDNYGTHDGYNNGYGYSEEYHPYKSKSSKYVAFALGLLPLGLLLASLVPTVVTIPVSTAVATGRRRKRSVDKEYEI; the protein is encoded by the exons ATGAAAAAGATCTCATTTCTCTCACAAACTTTCAAAAGAATGGATTCTTACAAAA GTTCCATTTGTTGGATTGTTGTATTGTTTATTGCTGAAGTCTATTCAACAGGAAAAAGTCTGAGTAGCCACAGAACGAGCGAAAGCAATAAAATTCCATGGGAGATACTTTTGGATCCAAATCATAGAAAGCCTATTTTGAATCAGACATCACGCCGCCAACTTCCAGCTACACTTCCTTCCAcaaatcattacaaaatattatctcAGAATCAAAAGCCTCCAACAGTTACGAATTCTGGTTTCGCAAATGTTGCTACATTTCgtccaaaacaaaaattcaaccAATTCCCAAacagtaacttttttaaacaacaggaaaaacaagaaaagcatAGAAgaagaaaaccggaaaaaag GAAACCAGTTGACAgtggtgaaaatttttttcccgattATGATGATTTTGAATCTGTAAATCAACATCATTTCGGATATCCCCAGCATCTGATTCCTTCCGATTCAGATGATTATTATACTAAAGCTAAGGACCTCATCAAATTGGGAAGTTACGGGAAACCAACTTATTCATCTTCAGATCATAATGATGGCTATCATAATGATGGTTATCATAATGATGGCTATGGCTCTCATGATAATTATGGTACTCATGATGGATATAATAATGGTTATg GTTATTCTGAAGAATATCATCCGTATAAAAGTAAGTCCTCTAAATATGTGGCATTTGCTTTAGGATTACTTCCACTTGGACTGTTGTTAGCTTCTCTTGTACCTACAGTAGTAACAATACCAGTTTCAACAGCAGTTGCTACTGGTAGGAGAAGAAAGAGATCG gttgACAAAGAATATGAAATATAG
- the LOC107452112 gene encoding uncharacterized protein isoform X3 has product MQLKNQCSICWIVVLFIAEVYSTGKSLSSHRTSESNKIPWEILLDPNHRKPILNQTSRRQLPATLPSTNHYKILSQNQKPPTVTNSGFANVATFRPKQKFNQFPNSNFFKQQEKQEKHRRRKPEKRKPVDSGENFFPDYDDFESVNQHHFGYPQHLIPSDSDDYYTKAKDLIKLGSYGKPTYSSSDHNDGYHNDGYHNDGYGSHDNYGTHDGYNNGYGYSEEYHPYKSKSSKYVAFALGLLPLGLLLASLVPTVVTIPVSTAVATGRRRKRSVDKEYEI; this is encoded by the exons atgcaattgaaaaatcaat GTTCCATTTGTTGGATTGTTGTATTGTTTATTGCTGAAGTCTATTCAACAGGAAAAAGTCTGAGTAGCCACAGAACGAGCGAAAGCAATAAAATTCCATGGGAGATACTTTTGGATCCAAATCATAGAAAGCCTATTTTGAATCAGACATCACGCCGCCAACTTCCAGCTACACTTCCTTCCAcaaatcattacaaaatattatctcAGAATCAAAAGCCTCCAACAGTTACGAATTCTGGTTTCGCAAATGTTGCTACATTTCgtccaaaacaaaaattcaaccAATTCCCAAacagtaacttttttaaacaacaggaaaaacaagaaaagcatAGAAgaagaaaaccggaaaaaag GAAACCAGTTGACAgtggtgaaaatttttttcccgattATGATGATTTTGAATCTGTAAATCAACATCATTTCGGATATCCCCAGCATCTGATTCCTTCCGATTCAGATGATTATTATACTAAAGCTAAGGACCTCATCAAATTGGGAAGTTACGGGAAACCAACTTATTCATCTTCAGATCATAATGATGGCTATCATAATGATGGTTATCATAATGATGGCTATGGCTCTCATGATAATTATGGTACTCATGATGGATATAATAATGGTTATg GTTATTCTGAAGAATATCATCCGTATAAAAGTAAGTCCTCTAAATATGTGGCATTTGCTTTAGGATTACTTCCACTTGGACTGTTGTTAGCTTCTCTTGTACCTACAGTAGTAACAATACCAGTTTCAACAGCAGTTGCTACTGGTAGGAGAAGAAAGAGATCG gttgACAAAGAATATGAAATATAG
- the LOC107452112 gene encoding uncharacterized protein isoform X2, giving the protein MKKISFLSQTFKRMDSYKSSICWIVVLFIAEVYSTGKSLSSHRTSESNKIPWEILLDPNHRKPILNQTSRRQLPATLPSTNHYKILSQNQKPPTVTNSGFANVATFRPKQKFNQFPNSNFFKQQEKQEKHRRRKPEKRKPVDSGENFFPDYDDFESVNQHHFGYPQHLIPSDSDDYYTKAKDLIKLGSYGKPTYSSSDHNDGYHNDGYHNDGYGSHDNYGTHDGYNNGYSEEYHPYKSKSSKYVAFALGLLPLGLLLASLVPTVVTIPVSTAVATGRRRKRSVDKEYEI; this is encoded by the exons ATGAAAAAGATCTCATTTCTCTCACAAACTTTCAAAAGAATGGATTCTTACAAAA GTTCCATTTGTTGGATTGTTGTATTGTTTATTGCTGAAGTCTATTCAACAGGAAAAAGTCTGAGTAGCCACAGAACGAGCGAAAGCAATAAAATTCCATGGGAGATACTTTTGGATCCAAATCATAGAAAGCCTATTTTGAATCAGACATCACGCCGCCAACTTCCAGCTACACTTCCTTCCAcaaatcattacaaaatattatctcAGAATCAAAAGCCTCCAACAGTTACGAATTCTGGTTTCGCAAATGTTGCTACATTTCgtccaaaacaaaaattcaaccAATTCCCAAacagtaacttttttaaacaacaggaaaaacaagaaaagcatAGAAgaagaaaaccggaaaaaag GAAACCAGTTGACAgtggtgaaaatttttttcccgattATGATGATTTTGAATCTGTAAATCAACATCATTTCGGATATCCCCAGCATCTGATTCCTTCCGATTCAGATGATTATTATACTAAAGCTAAGGACCTCATCAAATTGGGAAGTTACGGGAAACCAACTTATTCATCTTCAGATCATAATGATGGCTATCATAATGATGGTTATCATAATGATGGCTATGGCTCTCATGATAATTATGGTACTCATGATGGATATAATAATG GTTATTCTGAAGAATATCATCCGTATAAAAGTAAGTCCTCTAAATATGTGGCATTTGCTTTAGGATTACTTCCACTTGGACTGTTGTTAGCTTCTCTTGTACCTACAGTAGTAACAATACCAGTTTCAACAGCAGTTGCTACTGGTAGGAGAAGAAAGAGATCG gttgACAAAGAATATGAAATATAG